Genomic segment of Drosophila ananassae strain 14024-0371.13 chromosome 2L, ASM1763931v2, whole genome shotgun sequence:
taaagctCAATATATAACCAATTTCACACTCTTTTCTGGATACAGTAATCCTCTTAGGACAATCCCAAGCTGTTGTTCTTTAATTTCAATCTCCTTCATAAAATTTCCTAGTTCTGGATACGCTTTGGCCATCTTTCACGCCATCTACCTGGGATTGACAGACACCGCTCTTATCGCTCGCCAATCACCGATGATTGAGGCAATTGATGCGGAATCGGAGAGTGCATGAAAATGCCATTAATTTGCCACCTTACTGTTGGTGGCAACAGGTGGCACACTGGGCCATGTGTCTGTTGCAGCTCTTtcctgttgttttttttttttcagtttccaCCATACGAGGATCCCATTTCCCGCACAGACAAGTGACAATGATGGATTAGTTTATCAGGGCGAGTTGGAACATTCGTTCGCTCTTTGTTTTTCTGTTCAGCAGCCAGGTCCTCATCCTCCGCATTCTGCTGCTCCAGCCCCTGTTCCTGCTCCTTGGGGACTAATAACTTTATCCGTCATCAGAGCGAAATATAATAGAGTAATTTTCTATGTGACGCGCCAGGATAATTGGCTCTACTCGGTCTCGAATGCGGACTCTCTGGCATGACCATATGTCGCTGCACTTGCAATCAGATATATTGTGGCATGAGGTGACCGGCGGGGACAGGAGGCAGGCTGGGGTCACCAGAAGAATGGGCAAATCACATAAATTACTTTATGATGGCGACCGGGCCATGAATCTGGCGTGTAAGGAAAAGTTTCTTTCAGGCCCGGCACATGTGGTCACGGAgtggcgaaaaaaaaataataaaaatagtagCAACTTCTACAGTCTGCCGCAAGGAAGCAACAAAAGTCATTCCGAAGTTATTACCCCACTCCCAAACCCGAAAGTAAACCCAAACCCTGGTCGGTCAGTTGCCATTTGTTTGTCGCttcataaaaaagaaaatccagaaacaaaaaaaaactcatgCCAAGAAGGCGAGAAAACAAAAGTTTTCCTTCTTTGGTTCTATGAACTTTTGTCAGCTTCGTTCTGTGATAAAGTTTTTCCCTTCTATTTCATTTTCCtcaaatttttatgtttttgaatGGACTTGCCCGACGAGCGACACGTTCTACAATTTTTGACCATTCCACATATTTTACTGTATTTTtagcttattttttttccggCCACACAAAAAGTTTCCCATTCAGCAAAGTTGCATGAAAATGCAATtcgaaataaaatttaacttaTGCAGTTACTTCTGGTGGGACAATAtggaaattattaaatttaaaaatctagggatttgtttgaaaataaaaaagtgtgaaaaagtGGGGATTGCAATGTTTGGATCTACTTAAGTGGGTCAACAAAAACTGAATTGAATACTAACATTGAAAAACTGGTAGTAGCTTGTCATAtttgaaataatattcaaaatattagCTTTcctgattttttaaaattttatgtgATGCGCAATGACAATCAAAGTTCGCAGAGGGAAAATAACTCAGAGGAGGCCAACAACGAGAATGAAAACAGTAGATCCGTAATGAATACTCTTAggaattccatttttttcattatATTTTCTTGATAGATACAAACAATTATGGCTTTGAGAAAGTCGCAGTATTCCTCTCTTGGGCTCTAGTGGTTGTGCTTTTACCAATATCTCTGATCTTTATTATGGCCGTGGCCTATGAGTTCGAGCGTATTGTGATCTTCCGCCTGGGACGTGTCCGGTAAATGGCCTGATTCTTTTCCTCCATCTCATGTACTACAACGTCCTCTTTAGAAAGCGTTCCTATGGCCCAGGAATAGTGTACAATCTTCCGTGCATCGACGAGATGGTTGCCGTGGATTTGCGCACAGACGTGGTCAATGTCGATCCCCAGGATCTGATGACCAAGGACTCGGTTTCCATTAGCGTGAATGCAGTTGTATATTACTGCGTTGTGGATCCCATCGATTCCATAATCAAGGTCGAAAACTACCGCCAGTCCACGGAGATGATTGCCCAGGTAACCTTGCGCAATGTGGTGGGTTCTAAGCCACTCCACATATTATTGACCTCCAGGCAGTTGCTCTCTCTCGAGATCCAACGGGCGGTGGCCGAGATCACCGGAAAGTGGGGAATCCTTGTTGAGAGAGTGGACGTGTAAGTTTAGGGCTTATCTTCCTTTTGCCACCTTATTGACTGAACTTTTACAGAATGAATATAAAACTGCCAACTAGTCTGGAACGATCATTGGCGAGCGAGGCGGAGGCCAGCCGGGAGGCTCGTGCCAAAATTATCCTAGCCGAAGGCGAAGCCAAGGCCTCTCAAGCTCTCAGAGATGCCTCTGAAGTTATGTCTCAAAACCAAATAACCCTTCAGGTATATAGGATCTGCAGTTTGACTTAAATATGTATTTCCATTAACCTTTGACTTCAGCTGAGACATATGCAACTCCTTCCATTAATGGCCAGGGAGCGACGGATGAATGTACTTTTCCCCATTCCCCTAGAACTGATGGCTCCATATATGGATAAGGAGCCAGACAAGAACAAGGGCCAAAAACCTGAAAAAAAGAAGAGGAAAATTGTTGATTTTTATACACCGAAAGTCATTTTTAGTGGAGCGCCACCAGAGTTCTTCCATAATGAAGAACCTCCAAGCCTCATTCAGCGCCTGATCCTTCTTTTGAAACATCCACAAAGAACGCACTCATCACGTGATAACAAATCGGAAGATGAAGTTTATCCTCTTACGTCTACCTCCGCAGTTCCTAAGGAGAATCTACCTCCTATTCCTCCCCCTCCTCCTCGTCCAGTTCTCCCCCCAATTCCACCCCATCCAAATATGCCTCCTCTACCGCCACACCCTAATCTCCCGCCGATTCCCAATCGCCCAAATCCTCCTCATAGATCTCAATCTATGCCGCCGAAATCGGCAGCtagaaaactttaaaaaagatGATAAATACTATTTATAATGGATTATTATGTGTATATGTAGCCCTGTATTTAATGTCACTCCTGTGAAACTTTCAAACAAAATACCATCAAGCATTTCAAATACTGTCTTTTCATTTACACTTGAGTTTTTTGCAACATGGATCAGAAAAGTGCACCTGAACCGGTGAGGGCTCACAAAGTCATCCCAGACTGGACGAAGACTCCAGAAATGCTTGATAGCGGTCTTCTGATCAGGAAAATGGCAGAGGAAATTACCAAGCGAGTTGTGGACAAAATGGTAACGTCCCAGGAATGCATGCAACTGAAGCGCGATCTGGAAGCCGAAAATGTGAATGAGTTCGAGATTAGTCCGGCTATCCTTTGCCTCATACTGACTTTCGTTGTGTTTGTGATCGCCTTTTGGGTTTGGCTAATTTCAAGAAGTTGCGTATTCGACCAAGTGGACAATTGTAGTGACAAGCGCCTTCACGGTGGGCAAATGT
This window contains:
- the LOC6500532 gene encoding band 7 protein AGAP004871, whose translation is MRNDNQSSQRENNSEEANNENENNTNNYGFEKVAVFLSWALVVVLLPISLIFIMAVAYEFERIVIFRLGRVRKRSYGPGIVYNLPCIDEMVAVDLRTDVVNVDPQDLMTKDSVSISVNAVVYYCVVDPIDSIIKVENYRQSTEMIAQVTLRNVVGSKPLHILLTSRQLLSLEIQRAVAEITGKWGILVERVDVMNIKLPTSLERSLASEAEASREARAKIILAEGEAKASQALRDASEVMSQNQITLQLRHMQLLPLMARERRMNVLFPIPLELMAPYMDKEPDKNKGQKPEKKKRKIVDFYTPKVIFSGAPPEFFHNEEPPSLIQRLILLLKHPQRTHSSRDNKSEDEVYPLTSTSAVPKENLPPIPPPPPRPVLPPIPPHPNMPPLPPHPNLPPIPNRPNPPHRSQSMPPKSAARKL